The Fulvivirga maritima genome segment AGTAGAAGTGGGCTCAGATCCTCGTACACGAGATTATAATGAAGTGGGTGATGTAATACCTCAGATGCAGGCGCTTACGGCAGTTAATCCTAATTCTGTACTAATACCCGTTACCAGAGTAAGCGGTGTTACCACCTCTTTAGCGGTGCCTACCGGCGGGTTATTTTCAGGAACAGCAGCGCTTATTAATCTGCACGGTTATACCCCAGATCAGATGTATGCAGGTTTTGAAGGCGTGGTGCTTAACTTTCCTATAACCGGCAAGAGAGGCAGATGGGATAGAAGATCAGAGGAAGAGATAAAGAAAGACGCAGAAAAGGCCCTCGAAAAACTGAATGATGTGTGGGGAAAAGCAGAGGCTTACAGTAAAATTGATTCTGCTATAGTGGCAGGAAAAGCGGCCTCTAAATTAGATTATTACCCTGAAATGGAAACGTTGGCTCCTGTGGTACGTGGAGAAAAAACGTTGCTTATAGAAGTGAATGCAGCTAATGATATTAAGGCGGCCATTGAATGGGTGAAAGATAAGGACCTAAAAGTTGTATTTACTGGAGTTTCAGAAGGATGGAGACTGGCTGAAGAGCTGGCTGAAGCGGAAATTCCTGTGGTAACAGGTCCGGTATTAGATATTCCTAACAGAGGTTATGATAAATATGACCGCTCTTACTCTAATGCAGGCATTATGCACAAAGCCGGAGTAACGGTAGCCATAAGAACTAATGATGCTGAAAATGTAAGAAACTTACCTTATAACGCAGGCTTTGCGGCTACTTATGGTTTAGGAAAAGAGGAAGCACTGAAAGCCATTACTATTATTCCTGCTAAGCTGTTTGGAGTAGATGATCAGTTGGGATCTTTAGAAAAGGGTAAAAGTGCCACATTGTTTATCACTGATGGTGATCCTTTTGAGCCTAAAACTCAGGTGAAATATGTTTTCATAAACGGATGGAATATTCCTATGGAAAGCAGGCAAACCAAATTGTATGAAGAATTTTTAGACAGAAGTCCTGGTTTGAAAAAATAGAACTATAGTATTTTCAAATTTAAGCAGAGGTGTAAAAGCATCTCTGCTTTTTTGTTTTATAGGGGTATAATTAAAGATGAACGAATGATGGAGATAGCGTAACTGATTATATTTAAGTGAATTACAGAGGGCATTTGGCTTAAATTGGTCTTTGATGTATTTGTGCTTTTTGTGTAAAAATTCATATCATTGCTAGCTCAACGTTGGTTTTTTCCTTGGTCTATAAGTCACAAAGCATGCATAGTGGGGGTAAGTTGCTCGATTTGATATCGCAGGGTGATGAGAAGGCTTTCACTAGTCTCTTTCATCAATATCAGGGAAAAGTATTCAGCATAGCCAGGCACATCACTAAATCATCCGAAATAGCGGAGGAGGCTGTTCAGGAAATATTCATGAAAATTTGGGAAAGCAGAGCCAAGCTTTCTGGTGTGCAAAATATTGAAAGTTACCTCTTTATTACTACCCGAAATCATGTTTTTGATGTGCTTAAAAAGCAAGCTCGCCAACTTATAGAAGCAGATAAAATTCAAGATCCTACAGCCTTCGCCTTAAATAAAGGAGCCTTTGGACTCCTGGAGCAAGAGAATAATGAATTGTTGCAAGAAGCTATTTCACAATTACCCCCTCAGCAAAGAAATATTTTCATAATGGCTCGCCAGGAAGGTAAAAGTCAGGAAGAAATAGCAGAGATATTAAATATTTCTCCTTTAACGGTGAAGAAGCACATGTCTTATGCTCTGAAATCTATTAAAGAGCAGTTACAGAGGCACTTAAAGTTAATTGCTTGGTGGATTATTATTCTGCATTTCATCGCTTAGAAGCTCTTTAATACTGTCATTTCTGATTATCTCAGAATAAATTTTCACTTTTTTTCAAAAAGAACTACTGCCTAAACTTTTATACGCAGTCTTTATAATAAAGACGTTTGAATAGGACTATGAATATAGTCTTAGATACTACTGTTAAAAATTTAATATAACTGAATGACATCCTTTGAAAAACTTTTTGAACGCTACCTGAGTGGAGAAATAAACAGTCAGGATACACGCGAGCTCATGAAGATGATTAATGAAGGGGAGTATGACGACTGGATAAAGCATCGTATTGATAAAGTGATAAATGAAGAACCTTATCAATATCAGCAACTCAGTCAGGAGAAGGGAGACATCATACTGAAGAATATTCTTCAGAAAAATGAGCAAACCAAAGAAGTGGAATTTCGTCCGCAGCATACCCGCAATTATATAAAATATGGAGTAGCTATAGCTGCTTCTATATCATTGTTGGTGATAGCAGGACTTTTTTTTTGAAAAATTCAACTGAAGAACTATCGGTATCTTCAAATGAAGTAGCGGTAAATGAGGTAGAAACCCCTTTAGAGTTTTCCGGTAAGCAGAATATTAACCTGCCAGACGGTAGTACCATTTTGCTTAATGCTGATAGTAAGCTTCACTACATGGCTTCTCATTTTGGAGACTCACTTAGGGAAGTGTATTTAGAGGGCGAGGGATATTTTGATATTAAATCAGATAAAACCAGACCTTTTATAGTGCACACCGGTAGCGTAAATACTAAGGTGCTAGGTACGGCTTTTAATATTAAAGCATACCAGAATAGCACTTCGGTAGAAGTAACCGTAACCCGAGGTAAAGTGCAGGTGGGCGATCAGAAAAAAACTTATGGAGTAATTACTCCTAATCAACAAATCAAAGTCAATACAGAGACTAATGAATTTAAGCAACAGGAAGTCGCATCTGAAAAGGTGGTAGCCTGGAAGCAGATGTACATCATTATGGATGATATGAGCTTAAAAGATGCCGTGGCTCAGCTGTCAACACGGTATAAAAAGACCATAGTACTTAATAATGATGCACTGGGCAACTGCCACATTACCGGTACATTTCTGGAAGAGCAAACGCTTGATCATGTGCTGAATGTGCTTTGCAGTGTAGTGCAGGCTACATATACTTATGAGGAAGATGGATCTGTGCTTATTAAAGGAAAAGGATGTAAATAAATAAAAGGCTTATGTAAACAACCTTTATTAAAAAAAGAAGGTCACCTGGCTCCGACCCCAGATGACCGTGAGTTTTTAACAATATCTAGTAACTATTAAAAACATTCAAATTTATGAATTTACTTACAAAAAAAGCTGTAAGTGTAAGGGAAAAGCTATGCCTTTTCACTTTCGGCCTTTCTAAGTGGCATATAATTATGCGTATAGGTTTATTTCAATTATTCTTATTTGCTTGTGGATCGCA includes the following:
- a CDS encoding amidohydrolase family protein, with product MKQMKNIILTLTGVFCVLLSYGQNAKATKGTFALTNATIVTVTSDTIKNGTLIIADGKIADLGKVSVPAGAKTIDCKGLFVFPGMIESGARLGLVEVGSDPRTRDYNEVGDVIPQMQALTAVNPNSVLIPVTRVSGVTTSLAVPTGGLFSGTAALINLHGYTPDQMYAGFEGVVLNFPITGKRGRWDRRSEEEIKKDAEKALEKLNDVWGKAEAYSKIDSAIVAGKAASKLDYYPEMETLAPVVRGEKTLLIEVNAANDIKAAIEWVKDKDLKVVFTGVSEGWRLAEELAEAEIPVVTGPVLDIPNRGYDKYDRSYSNAGIMHKAGVTVAIRTNDAENVRNLPYNAGFAATYGLGKEEALKAITIIPAKLFGVDDQLGSLEKGKSATLFITDGDPFEPKTQVKYVFINGWNIPMESRQTKLYEEFLDRSPGLKK
- a CDS encoding RNA polymerase sigma factor, with translation MHSGGKLLDLISQGDEKAFTSLFHQYQGKVFSIARHITKSSEIAEEAVQEIFMKIWESRAKLSGVQNIESYLFITTRNHVFDVLKKQARQLIEADKIQDPTAFALNKGAFGLLEQENNELLQEAISQLPPQQRNIFIMARQEGKSQEEIAEILNISPLTVKKHMSYALKSIKEQLQRHLKLIAWWIIILHFIA
- a CDS encoding FecR family protein: MKNSTEELSVSSNEVAVNEVETPLEFSGKQNINLPDGSTILLNADSKLHYMASHFGDSLREVYLEGEGYFDIKSDKTRPFIVHTGSVNTKVLGTAFNIKAYQNSTSVEVTVTRGKVQVGDQKKTYGVITPNQQIKVNTETNEFKQQEVASEKVVAWKQMYIIMDDMSLKDAVAQLSTRYKKTIVLNNDALGNCHITGTFLEEQTLDHVLNVLCSVVQATYTYEEDGSVLIKGKGCK